In a genomic window of Corynebacterium coyleae:
- a CDS encoding response regulator: protein MITLGLADDQALFLHGIRNVLDSQPDMEVRWLAANGEEAVQACDSDPVGIVLMDVQMPVLDGIAATRRITQHHPDTKVIVLTTFDDEAYVLGGIGAGASGFLLKDAEPEALLDAIRTVAGGDAVISPRATNRIVATLAAPTEKAVALSAADRLALGELTEREREVLIAIARGWSNGEIAERMFISMPTVKTHVGRVLAKTQSRDRVHAALFAYRTGLVSRADLLDS from the coding sequence ATGATCACTCTCGGACTCGCAGACGACCAAGCGTTGTTTCTCCACGGCATCCGCAACGTGCTGGACTCCCAGCCGGACATGGAGGTCCGCTGGCTTGCCGCGAACGGCGAGGAGGCAGTGCAGGCGTGCGACAGCGATCCGGTGGGCATTGTGCTTATGGACGTGCAAATGCCCGTCCTCGACGGCATCGCGGCCACCCGGCGTATCACCCAGCACCATCCGGACACCAAGGTGATCGTGCTGACCACGTTCGACGACGAGGCCTACGTGCTCGGCGGGATTGGCGCGGGCGCGAGCGGGTTCCTGCTCAAGGACGCGGAACCGGAGGCGCTGCTGGACGCGATCCGCACGGTTGCAGGCGGTGACGCGGTGATTTCGCCGCGGGCGACGAACCGGATCGTCGCAACGCTTGCTGCTCCGACAGAGAAGGCTGTGGCCCTGTCCGCCGCCGACCGCCTCGCGCTGGGTGAGCTCACCGAACGCGAGCGCGAAGTACTCATCGCGATTGCCCGGGGCTGGAGCAACGGCGAGATCGCGGAGCGGATGTTCATCTCCATGCCCACGGTGAAAACGCACGTGGGCCGGGTGCTGGCGAAGACGCAGTCGCGCGACCGGGTGCACGCGGCCCTTTTCGCGTACCGGACCGGGTTGGTCTCGCGCGCGGATCTGTTGGATTCCTAA
- a CDS encoding sensor histidine kinase codes for MNFSTTRAVRIRNANMAAFMLVPCLVGLLPDSRQLVVGLALLACAVAAPFTRWRWPLETFAAILTVLIPAAFCASLPVGTIAVAPLAAYIARRHLPAPHRDFATGALLLGDAAATAFVIPALTALEPAERLPYVFWSIILLTVALLFGELRRRAEETAEKDLARQREQFERDAQEQRAHLAREIHDIVTHSLTVIVAQADGARFAATPEAKDEALRTIGNVGRDSLRQMRGVVELLRAPEQRPVEPTTQLDIDGLVATSRAGGLNVAYTAEGTPPEHLAPATALTVQRIVQESLTNAMKHGTGHAELAVRWGADNVVVEMTNPVAPGATTRPGHGVEGMRQRAALSGGTVTASATPAGTCTTMARIPLNS; via the coding sequence ATGAACTTTTCCACTACCCGCGCAGTGCGGATCCGCAATGCGAACATGGCAGCATTCATGCTGGTCCCCTGCCTAGTTGGGCTGCTGCCGGATTCGCGGCAGTTGGTCGTCGGGCTCGCACTGCTGGCCTGCGCCGTTGCGGCCCCGTTTACCCGCTGGCGCTGGCCACTGGAAACGTTCGCTGCGATCCTTACGGTGCTCATTCCCGCGGCGTTCTGCGCATCGCTCCCCGTCGGCACAATCGCCGTGGCGCCGCTCGCCGCCTACATCGCCAGGCGCCACCTGCCCGCCCCGCACCGCGACTTCGCCACGGGTGCACTGCTGCTTGGCGACGCCGCAGCCACCGCGTTCGTCATCCCCGCGCTCACCGCGCTCGAGCCTGCCGAGCGACTCCCCTACGTCTTCTGGAGCATCATTCTGCTGACCGTGGCGCTGCTGTTCGGCGAGCTGCGCCGCCGTGCCGAGGAGACCGCGGAGAAGGATCTGGCCCGACAGCGTGAGCAGTTCGAGCGCGATGCCCAGGAGCAGCGCGCCCACCTCGCGCGAGAGATCCATGACATTGTCACCCACTCGCTGACCGTCATCGTCGCACAGGCCGACGGCGCGCGCTTTGCCGCCACCCCGGAGGCGAAGGACGAGGCGCTGCGCACCATCGGCAACGTCGGCCGCGACTCGCTGCGCCAGATGCGCGGCGTGGTGGAGCTGCTCCGCGCCCCTGAACAGCGCCCCGTTGAACCAACAACGCAACTGGACATCGACGGCCTGGTCGCCACCAGCCGCGCGGGCGGGCTTAACGTCGCATACACCGCCGAGGGCACCCCTCCCGAGCACCTGGCCCCGGCCACCGCGCTTACCGTCCAGCGCATCGTGCAGGAGTCCCTGACCAACGCCATGAAGCACGGCACCGGCCACGCCGAGCTCGCGGTGCGCTGGGGCGCAGATAACGTCGTGGTTGAAATGACGAACCCGGTCGCTCCCGGCGCGACCACTCGTCCGGGCCACGGAGTGGAGGGCATGCGGCAGCGCGCGGCGCTTTCCGGTGGCACGGTGACCGCGTCCGCCACCCCCGCCGGCACCTGTACCACAATGGCAAGGATCCCGCTGAACTCATGA
- a CDS encoding metal-sensitive transcriptional regulator, whose translation MNDHGYISDKDRYLARLKRIEGQTRGIHRMIDENAYCIDILTQISAVNAALKGVALGLLDDHLEHCVANAIKGGQEAEDKIKEASAAIARLVKS comes from the coding sequence ATGAACGACCACGGCTACATCAGCGATAAAGACCGCTACCTCGCTCGGCTCAAACGTATCGAGGGGCAGACCCGCGGTATTCACCGCATGATCGACGAAAACGCCTACTGCATCGACATCCTCACCCAGATCAGCGCCGTCAACGCAGCGCTGAAGGGCGTAGCACTGGGCTTGCTGGACGATCACTTGGAGCACTGCGTCGCCAATGCCATCAAAGGCGGGCAAGAAGCCGAGGACAAGATCAAAGAGGCGTCTGCCGCTATCGCGCGGCTGGTGAAGTCCTAA
- a CDS encoding heavy metal translocating P-type ATPase, with amino-acid sequence MNDRHAHSGTEPGGHASHHEHDAHEAHAGHGGHDHAGHAGHGDHVAQFRRLFWIMLVLAIPVVGFNSTFAHLISYQLPDTEWARWISPLLGTVIYLWGGRPFLTGAVSEIRSRKPGMMLLIALAITVAFVSSWGASLNLLDRGLNFWWELALLVVIMLLGHWIEMRSLAQTTSALDSLAALLPDEAEKIDGDEVVKVTPADLEVGDVVIVRPGASVPADGTIVDGSASMDESMVTGESKTVRRGEGEHVVAGTIATDSGLRIEVTATGGDTALAGIQKLVTDAQESSSRAQRLADKAAALLFWFTLGAAILTAVVWTVVGVPNDAVVRTITVLVIACPHALGLAIPLVVSIATERAARGGVLIKDRLALESMRSVDAVLFDKTGTLTKGEPTVTAIEPVRGYEETNVLALAAAAEADSEHPLARAITGAAQARDVAVPQATDFSSSPAVGVKATVDGEVIEVGGPYLLEQHSAAELPVADEWRKEGAIILHVLADGEVIGALRLADEIRPESRDAVDALHASGAQVVMITGDAQAVANTVAGELGIDRVFAGVRPEDKAAKVKELQAEGHKVAMVGDGVNDAPALAQADVGIAIGAGTDVAIGSAEVILASSDPRSVLSVIELSRETYRKMKQNLWWAAGYNLLSVPLAAGILAPIGFVMPMSVGAILMSASTVVVALNAQLLRRLDLTPQSSTDRILNRSK; translated from the coding sequence ATGAACGACAGGCACGCCCACTCCGGCACCGAACCCGGTGGGCACGCCAGCCATCATGAGCATGACGCTCACGAGGCCCATGCAGGACACGGTGGTCACGACCACGCAGGACACGCAGGACACGGTGATCACGTTGCCCAGTTCCGCAGACTCTTCTGGATCATGCTGGTTCTCGCGATCCCGGTCGTCGGGTTCAACAGCACTTTCGCCCATCTCATCAGCTATCAGCTGCCAGACACGGAATGGGCCCGGTGGATCTCACCACTTTTGGGCACAGTCATTTACCTCTGGGGAGGCCGGCCGTTCTTGACCGGGGCGGTCTCAGAGATCCGCTCCCGCAAACCCGGCATGATGCTGCTGATCGCGCTCGCGATCACGGTCGCCTTCGTCTCGTCTTGGGGTGCGAGCCTGAACTTGCTGGACCGTGGGCTGAATTTCTGGTGGGAACTGGCGCTGCTGGTGGTCATCATGCTGCTGGGGCACTGGATCGAGATGCGCTCCCTCGCCCAAACCACCTCGGCCCTGGATTCGCTCGCCGCTCTTCTGCCCGACGAGGCCGAAAAGATCGACGGCGACGAAGTGGTGAAGGTCACTCCGGCGGATCTTGAGGTCGGCGATGTCGTGATCGTGCGGCCCGGCGCGTCCGTGCCTGCCGACGGCACAATTGTCGACGGCAGCGCCAGCATGGACGAGTCGATGGTCACCGGTGAATCGAAAACGGTGCGCCGCGGTGAAGGCGAGCACGTGGTCGCTGGCACCATCGCGACAGACTCGGGCCTGCGCATCGAAGTAACGGCCACGGGTGGCGACACCGCGCTGGCCGGCATTCAAAAGCTCGTCACCGATGCGCAGGAATCGTCGTCACGCGCGCAACGTCTCGCGGACAAGGCTGCTGCCTTGCTGTTCTGGTTCACCCTCGGCGCCGCCATTCTGACCGCTGTGGTCTGGACCGTCGTCGGTGTGCCAAATGACGCGGTAGTGCGCACTATCACGGTGCTCGTCATCGCCTGCCCCCACGCCCTCGGCCTTGCCATCCCGCTGGTCGTCTCAATCGCGACTGAGCGCGCGGCACGCGGCGGGGTATTGATCAAGGATCGGCTCGCGCTCGAATCGATGCGCTCAGTCGACGCTGTGTTGTTCGACAAGACCGGCACGTTGACCAAGGGTGAGCCCACCGTCACCGCGATCGAACCCGTGCGCGGGTACGAGGAAACGAACGTGCTGGCCCTGGCAGCGGCCGCTGAAGCAGACAGCGAGCACCCGCTCGCCCGTGCCATCACTGGGGCCGCTCAAGCTCGCGATGTGGCCGTGCCGCAGGCCACCGACTTCTCTTCATCGCCAGCCGTGGGTGTGAAAGCAACTGTCGACGGTGAGGTAATCGAGGTCGGTGGCCCCTACCTGCTTGAGCAGCATTCCGCCGCGGAGCTTCCGGTCGCCGACGAGTGGCGAAAGGAGGGCGCGATCATTCTCCACGTTCTCGCCGACGGCGAGGTGATCGGAGCACTCCGGCTTGCCGACGAGATCCGCCCCGAATCCCGCGACGCCGTCGACGCACTGCACGCATCGGGTGCTCAAGTCGTCATGATCACCGGCGACGCGCAGGCCGTGGCGAACACCGTAGCGGGCGAATTGGGCATCGATCGGGTCTTCGCCGGTGTGCGGCCGGAGGACAAGGCCGCAAAGGTCAAGGAACTGCAAGCCGAGGGCCACAAGGTCGCCATGGTCGGCGACGGTGTCAACGACGCACCGGCGCTGGCCCAGGCCGATGTCGGTATCGCGATCGGTGCGGGCACCGACGTGGCCATCGGCTCGGCGGAGGTCATCCTGGCAAGCTCTGATCCGCGATCTGTGCTCTCGGTCATTGAGCTCTCGCGAGAGACCTACCGGAAGATGAAGCAGAACCTGTGGTGGGCGGCCGGCTACAACTTGCTGTCCGTGCCGCTGGCCGCCGGTATCCTCGCTCCAATCGGCTTCGTGATGCCGATGAGCGTCGGTGCGATCCTGATGTCTGCCTCGACCGTCGTCGTCGCCCTCAACGCGCAACTGCTCCGCCGACTCGACCTCACCCCACAGAGCAGCACCGACCGGATACTTAACCGGTCCAAGTAG
- the mnmA gene encoding tRNA 2-thiouridine(34) synthase MnmA, with protein sequence MRVLAAMSGGVDSSVAAARLVEAGHDVVGVHLALSKDAQQTRESARGCCSLEDSADARRVCDKLGIPFYVWDFSDRFKEEVIDNFVWSYENGETPNPCLRCNEKIKFAALLDRAVTLGFDAIATGHYAIIDDTGNLRRSTDPNKDQSYVLGVLTRDELDRCIFPVGDTEKPQIREEAARHGFATASKPDSYDICFIPDGNTQAFLGRSIGMRPGMIRDTEGNELAEHDGAFQYTIGQRKGLNLRVPAADGKPRYVTDVDTATGTVTVGPRDALRVTEITADRLKVLHPAMADAAEFEANVQIRAHGGVVPCTARIAGDQMTLTLHQPLEGVARGQAAVLYLPDPDGLGDIVLGSGTICATA encoded by the coding sequence ATGCGAGTATTAGCGGCGATGAGCGGGGGAGTCGACTCTTCAGTTGCGGCGGCGCGTCTTGTGGAGGCCGGCCACGATGTTGTCGGCGTGCACCTTGCATTGAGCAAAGATGCGCAGCAGACGCGAGAGTCTGCCCGCGGGTGCTGCTCGCTCGAGGACTCTGCCGATGCGCGTCGCGTGTGCGACAAGCTGGGCATCCCGTTTTACGTGTGGGATTTCTCTGACCGGTTTAAAGAAGAGGTCATTGACAACTTCGTGTGGTCGTATGAGAACGGCGAGACCCCAAACCCGTGCCTGCGTTGCAACGAGAAGATCAAGTTCGCGGCTCTGCTGGACCGTGCGGTCACGCTCGGCTTCGATGCGATTGCCACAGGGCACTACGCAATTATCGACGACACCGGCAACCTGCGTCGCTCGACCGACCCGAACAAAGACCAGTCGTATGTGCTCGGCGTGCTGACCCGCGACGAGTTGGACCGCTGCATCTTCCCGGTCGGTGATACGGAAAAACCCCAGATCCGCGAGGAGGCCGCCCGCCACGGGTTTGCTACTGCCTCCAAACCGGATTCTTACGACATCTGCTTCATCCCCGATGGCAACACCCAGGCGTTTCTGGGGCGCTCCATCGGCATGCGCCCCGGCATGATTCGGGACACCGAAGGCAACGAACTCGCCGAGCACGACGGCGCGTTCCAGTACACGATCGGCCAGCGCAAGGGCTTGAACCTCCGCGTGCCTGCCGCTGACGGCAAGCCGCGCTACGTCACCGATGTGGACACGGCCACCGGCACCGTGACCGTCGGCCCGCGCGACGCGCTGCGCGTCACGGAGATCACCGCCGACCGCCTGAAAGTGCTGCACCCGGCGATGGCCGACGCAGCCGAGTTCGAGGCAAACGTGCAGATCCGCGCCCACGGTGGCGTTGTGCCGTGCACTGCGCGTATCGCGGGCGACCAGATGACGCTTACCCTCCACCAGCCACTCGAGGGCGTGGCCCGCGGCCAGGCAGCGGTGTTGTACCTGCCTGACCCGGATGGCCTGGGCGACATCGTGCTCGGCTCAGGCACGATCTGCGCGACAGCATGA
- a CDS encoding methionine synthase: MIAPTAFGIGPLPGTDLAKAADVVLSESPLPHVPQLPDRGVGSDLIGRTAALLEIPIAPGPRGWRVAARKRADADRMVRDLDHLEELWHGKVDTVKVQLAGPFTLAAEVEMANGHRMITDPGALRDLTDALLEACNQHRSDVAGRFGATVLQLDEPRLGDVMAGTLKGATDYETIAAIPEPQETLQRFGEHLLHTPVLIDDTPWQTTDPRTCNRDALARLLDTGTRIAIPTMQPRELYRVFDELQIDPAQTQIDVYAEPADTLLASARSYAAAREMHEELASQ, from the coding sequence ATGATCGCACCAACCGCGTTCGGCATCGGGCCCCTGCCCGGGACAGATCTGGCAAAGGCTGCCGATGTCGTGCTCTCCGAGTCACCGCTGCCGCACGTCCCGCAACTGCCGGACCGCGGCGTCGGCTCCGATCTCATTGGGCGCACCGCAGCGCTGCTCGAGATCCCAATCGCGCCGGGCCCGCGCGGGTGGCGCGTTGCCGCCCGTAAGCGCGCAGACGCCGACCGCATGGTGCGTGACCTCGACCACCTCGAGGAGCTCTGGCACGGCAAAGTAGACACGGTCAAGGTGCAGCTTGCTGGCCCGTTCACGCTCGCCGCCGAGGTAGAGATGGCCAACGGCCACCGCATGATCACCGACCCCGGCGCGCTGCGCGACCTCACCGACGCGCTGCTCGAAGCCTGCAACCAGCACCGCAGCGATGTCGCCGGCCGCTTCGGCGCCACGGTGCTCCAACTCGACGAGCCACGCCTCGGCGACGTCATGGCCGGCACGCTCAAAGGCGCGACTGACTACGAAACCATCGCGGCGATCCCGGAGCCACAGGAGACCCTGCAACGCTTCGGCGAGCATCTGTTGCACACGCCTGTGCTTATCGACGACACCCCGTGGCAGACCACCGACCCCCGCACCTGCAACCGCGACGCGCTGGCGCGTCTGCTCGATACGGGGACGCGCATCGCGATCCCGACCATGCAGCCGCGCGAACTGTATCGCGTGTTCGACGAGTTACAGATCGACCCGGCACAGACCCAGATCGATGTGTACGCCGAGCCGGCAGACACGCTGCTTGCAAGCGCGCGCAGTTACGCTGCCGCTCGCGAAATGCACGAAGAACTGGCAAGCCAGTAA
- a CDS encoding 3'-5' exonuclease codes for MATFDASRMLSFDLETTSANPREARVVTSALVRIDDGVVDANETLADPGIEIPEEAAKVHGITTEKARAEGRDHDEVVRETVEAIKKGWEDGLTLVVFNAPYDLTVLRNLTGDFTVTGPVFDPLVVDRAKDRYRKGPRNLTAMCEHYGVRIDNAHEATADAFAAARVAWMQVRKAYPDLAQMESGDLMEWQAVEYFRMQTDRKKYFEANGRDASGVLTAWPMQG; via the coding sequence ATGGCCACATTCGATGCCTCCCGCATGCTCTCCTTCGACCTGGAGACCACCTCCGCTAACCCGCGCGAGGCTCGCGTGGTCACGTCTGCGCTTGTGCGTATCGACGACGGCGTGGTCGACGCCAACGAAACCCTCGCCGATCCCGGGATTGAAATCCCCGAAGAAGCCGCCAAGGTGCACGGTATTACGACGGAGAAGGCGCGCGCGGAGGGGCGCGACCACGACGAGGTGGTGCGCGAGACCGTCGAGGCGATCAAGAAGGGCTGGGAAGACGGCCTGACGCTCGTGGTGTTTAACGCCCCCTACGACTTAACGGTGCTGCGCAACCTCACCGGTGATTTCACCGTCACCGGCCCCGTGTTCGACCCGCTGGTGGTCGACCGCGCGAAGGACCGCTACCGCAAGGGCCCACGCAACCTGACCGCGATGTGCGAGCACTACGGGGTGCGCATCGACAACGCACACGAGGCAACCGCCGACGCGTTCGCTGCCGCCCGTGTCGCCTGGATGCAGGTGCGCAAGGCCTACCCAGACCTCGCCCAGATGGAGTCTGGCGACCTCATGGAGTGGCAGGCCGTGGAGTACTTCCGCATGCAGACCGATCGCAAGAAGTACTTTGAGGCCAACGGGCGCGACGCCTCAGGTGTGCTCACCGCCTGGCCAATGCAGGGCTAA
- a CDS encoding Fic family protein, protein MGLDPGYGETPLDGDEMSALEPALLEHFDRIPDKLTIHSLEQQTLAVTRARVLEDIDNSELHLDEILTTSFLVELHRWLFDGIWTWSGAFRRTGLNIGVDPQFISTELHASFGNLGYQAEASLLTARQLGIATHAELVRIHPFTDGNGRVTRLMADLVFAASQGLPHTYEYDWDLDKSVYIDLLRTYDLNRDPTPLSSFIGVRKLG, encoded by the coding sequence ATGGGGTTAGACCCCGGCTACGGCGAAACCCCGCTCGACGGAGATGAGATGAGTGCGCTCGAACCGGCGCTGCTCGAACATTTTGACCGTATCCCTGACAAGCTCACAATTCATAGCCTCGAACAGCAGACCCTTGCAGTTACTCGTGCGAGGGTTCTCGAGGACATCGACAATTCGGAACTTCATCTCGACGAGATACTGACAACATCGTTCCTTGTCGAGCTTCACCGGTGGTTATTCGACGGCATCTGGACCTGGTCTGGAGCGTTCCGTCGCACTGGGCTCAATATCGGTGTGGATCCGCAATTCATTTCCACTGAGTTACATGCTTCCTTTGGCAATCTTGGTTATCAAGCAGAGGCTTCGTTACTCACCGCCAGACAGTTGGGTATTGCTACCCACGCTGAGCTAGTTCGTATCCATCCGTTCACCGACGGTAACGGCCGAGTCACCCGTCTCATGGCTGATCTCGTATTTGCTGCGTCACAGGGTCTTCCCCATACTTATGAATACGACTGGGACCTGGATAAGAGCGTGTACATCGACCTGTTGCGCACTTATGACCTCAATCGAGATCCAACTCCGCTCTCCAGCTTTATCGGAGTCCGGAAGCTCGGTTAA
- the ligA gene encoding NAD-dependent DNA ligase LigA translates to MSEISADLHREWDELAAEVRKHRDLYYNGQPVITDAEFDEMFRRLQKMEEDHPELAVPDSPTKQVGAPTADSAFADVTHPERMMSLDNVFSEEEMREWLDKTPGPYLAELKIDGLSIDLIYENGELTRAATRGDGTTGEDITANARVIEDIPHKLTGDAPAFLEVRGEVFIRPEDFPELNELRQKEGGKPFANPRNTAAGGLRQKNPEDVKKRKLRMICHGIGAREGFTPETQHEAYEKLAEWGLPVSEYTRRAETADDVLKAVKYWGEHRNDAIHEMDGLVVKVDSVAEQRGLGATSRAPRWAIAYKYPPQEVTTKLLDIEVSVGRTGRATPYAVLEPVFVSGSTVSMATLHNQHEVKRKGVMIGDTVVVRKAGEIIPEVLGPVADLRDGTEREFVYPENCPSCGTKLAPAKEGDADWRCPNTRSCPAQLATRLEYIASRGVFDIEALGEKGAVDLIASGVLEDEAKLFDLTEEDLKKSSVYTRKDGEVNASGKKLLANLETARHADLWRVIVALSIRHVGPTAARALASRFHSMQSLIDAPVADLAETDGVGDVIAESFKEWFTVDWHQNIVDSWAAAGVTMESDDQDRAPQTLEGLTIVATGTLEGFTRDEIKEAILSRGGKAAGSVSKKTDYVVVGENAGSKAAKAEELGRPILTEAQFVQLLEGGPDALA, encoded by the coding sequence GTGAGTGAAATTTCCGCTGATCTGCACCGTGAATGGGACGAACTAGCCGCCGAGGTCCGTAAGCACCGCGACCTGTATTACAACGGCCAGCCGGTAATTACCGACGCTGAGTTCGACGAGATGTTCCGCCGCCTCCAGAAGATGGAGGAGGATCACCCGGAGTTGGCGGTGCCGGATTCGCCAACGAAGCAGGTCGGCGCGCCGACGGCCGATTCCGCGTTCGCGGACGTAACACACCCCGAGCGCATGATGAGCCTGGATAACGTGTTCTCCGAAGAGGAGATGCGCGAGTGGCTGGACAAGACCCCGGGGCCGTACCTGGCGGAGTTGAAGATCGACGGGCTGTCCATCGACCTGATCTACGAAAACGGGGAACTGACCCGCGCAGCAACGCGTGGCGACGGCACTACCGGCGAGGACATCACCGCCAACGCGCGCGTCATCGAGGACATCCCGCACAAACTCACTGGCGACGCACCCGCGTTCCTCGAGGTCCGCGGCGAGGTATTCATCCGCCCTGAGGACTTCCCGGAACTCAATGAGTTGCGCCAAAAGGAAGGCGGCAAACCGTTCGCCAACCCCCGCAACACGGCAGCCGGCGGCCTACGCCAGAAGAATCCGGAGGACGTGAAGAAGCGCAAACTGCGCATGATCTGCCACGGCATCGGCGCACGCGAGGGCTTTACCCCCGAGACCCAGCATGAGGCGTACGAGAAACTCGCCGAGTGGGGCCTGCCGGTCTCTGAGTACACGCGCCGGGCTGAGACTGCGGACGATGTGCTCAAGGCCGTGAAGTACTGGGGTGAGCACCGCAATGATGCGATCCACGAGATGGACGGGCTTGTGGTCAAGGTGGATTCCGTCGCTGAACAGCGCGGGCTTGGCGCGACGTCGCGCGCGCCGCGTTGGGCGATTGCCTACAAGTATCCGCCGCAGGAGGTGACCACGAAACTGCTCGACATTGAGGTCTCTGTCGGTCGTACGGGCCGCGCGACGCCGTATGCGGTGCTGGAGCCGGTGTTCGTCTCAGGCTCGACGGTGTCTATGGCAACCCTGCACAACCAGCATGAAGTCAAGCGCAAGGGCGTGATGATCGGCGACACCGTGGTGGTGCGCAAGGCCGGCGAGATTATCCCCGAGGTGCTGGGCCCCGTTGCAGATCTTCGCGACGGCACCGAGCGCGAATTCGTCTACCCCGAGAACTGCCCCTCGTGCGGCACGAAACTTGCTCCCGCGAAGGAGGGCGACGCGGACTGGCGCTGCCCGAATACCCGCTCGTGCCCCGCACAGCTCGCCACCCGCCTGGAGTACATCGCATCACGCGGCGTATTCGATATCGAGGCACTCGGCGAGAAGGGCGCGGTCGACCTCATTGCCTCCGGGGTGCTGGAGGACGAAGCGAAGCTGTTCGACCTCACCGAGGAGGACCTGAAAAAGTCCAGCGTGTACACCCGCAAGGACGGCGAGGTCAACGCCTCCGGCAAGAAGCTCCTGGCCAACCTGGAAACCGCGCGGCACGCCGACCTGTGGCGCGTGATCGTGGCGCTATCCATCCGCCATGTCGGCCCCACCGCGGCTCGCGCGCTCGCGTCGCGCTTCCACTCGATGCAATCGCTTATCGACGCCCCCGTGGCCGACCTCGCCGAAACCGACGGCGTGGGCGACGTGATCGCCGAGAGCTTCAAAGAGTGGTTCACCGTGGACTGGCACCAAAACATCGTGGACAGCTGGGCCGCAGCCGGCGTGACTATGGAGTCGGACGATCAGGACCGCGCCCCGCAGACGCTGGAGGGGCTGACCATCGTCGCCACCGGCACGCTGGAGGGCTTCACCCGAGATGAAATTAAGGAAGCCATCCTGTCCCGCGGAGGCAAGGCGGCGGGTTCGGTGTCGAAGAAAACCGACTATGTGGTCGTCGGTGAAAACGCCGGCTCCAAGGCAGCGAAAGCCGAAGAGCTGGGCCGGCCGATCCTCACCGAGGCGCAGTTTGTGCAGCTGCTCGAGGGCGGCCCCGACGCGCTTGCGTAA
- a CDS encoding serine hydrolase domain-containing protein: MRATNIAAGVIAAAIAAALMLSTGPRDISVASEHTGDAEISSALEHLAEDGHRNLAAFTYDDGEVRFGGLGADEHNDFEIGSITKTFNAELVRQFIDAGELSLDTQVQELIDVPSAPVADVTIEELLNHTSGLAPTESLSLADMFVANIRDGGNPYRRDTPQDILDAAGSAELNNRGEEQYSNYGHALLGQLLAIHAGVPYDELLCTRIFEPAGMTSTYVALPGTVDEAPTGLAANGHPAGPWDMDGWAPAGAIRSTAADMAKYVEWVSSHGVPDYGWASLDGGGEEITFHNGGTGGFRTMLVWDPERADHSRAAFVAGDTEAWVDALGIDLMEETR, from the coding sequence ATGCGCGCTACCAACATTGCTGCCGGCGTAATCGCCGCCGCCATCGCCGCCGCGTTGATGCTCTCCACCGGCCCCCGCGACATTTCCGTGGCCTCTGAGCACACTGGCGATGCCGAGATCTCCTCCGCCCTCGAACACCTCGCGGAAGACGGCCACCGCAACCTCGCCGCCTTCACCTACGACGACGGCGAAGTCCGCTTCGGCGGCCTCGGCGCCGACGAGCACAATGACTTCGAAATCGGCTCGATCACCAAAACATTCAACGCGGAGCTTGTCCGCCAGTTCATCGACGCCGGCGAGCTCAGCCTGGATACTCAGGTGCAGGAGCTTATCGACGTCCCCTCCGCCCCCGTCGCCGATGTGACCATCGAGGAGCTGCTCAACCACACCTCCGGGCTCGCCCCCACCGAAAGTCTGAGCCTCGCGGACATGTTCGTGGCGAACATCCGCGACGGCGGCAATCCCTACCGGCGCGACACACCGCAGGACATACTCGACGCCGCCGGTTCCGCCGAGCTGAACAACCGCGGCGAGGAACAATACTCAAACTACGGCCACGCGCTGCTCGGCCAGCTGCTGGCCATACACGCCGGCGTGCCCTACGACGAACTGCTGTGCACCCGAATCTTCGAGCCCGCTGGCATGACGTCGACCTACGTGGCGCTACCTGGCACCGTCGACGAAGCACCGACAGGCCTGGCCGCCAACGGGCACCCCGCCGGCCCGTGGGACATGGACGGCTGGGCCCCGGCTGGCGCGATCCGCTCCACTGCTGCCGACATGGCCAAATACGTGGAATGGGTGTCCTCGCACGGTGTGCCCGACTATGGCTGGGCAAGCCTCGACGGAGGCGGTGAAGAAATCACGTTCCACAACGGCGGCACCGGCGGTTTCCGCACCATGCTGGTCTGGGACCCGGAACGCGCCGACCACAGTCGCGCCGCGTTCGTCGCGGGCGACACCGAAGCCTGGGTAGACGCGCTCGGCATCGACCTGATGGAGGAAACCCGATGA